The genomic region TTTAAAAATATCTCAAGAAGAGACTGCTTTTGGGATTAGAGGAAAGGTAAAACAAGATGCTGATGTAATTGTGCTAAATGGATTCATTATCAGGGCAGATCAAAAGCTTAGAGAAAATGATGAGTTAATTTTTATTAAAAAAGGAGAAATGCCCGCAAAAGAGGATTTAGAAGCTTTACTTGTCGCCCGGCATACTCCAGGAGTTCATAAAAAGGTCAAAAACGCTAAGATTGGGATTGCAGGTTTAGGAGGATTAGGCTCTAATATTGCTTTGTCCTTAGCTAGAACAGGAGTTGGAAAGCTTTTACTTGTGGATTTTGATGTTGTGGAGCCAAGTAATCTAAATAGGCAGCATTACTTTGTTAAACATATCGGTATGTACAAGACAGATGCTTTAAGAGACATTCTAACGCAGATAAACCCTTTTGTGGAAGTTGAAACCAAGCGTGTTTATCTTGATGAAAATAACATGGCGGACACCTTTAAGGATGTGGATATC from Proteinivorax hydrogeniformans harbors:
- the thiF gene encoding sulfur carrier protein ThiS adenylyltransferase ThiF codes for the protein MKVYVNEQPLKISQEETAFGIRGKVKQDADVIVLNGFIIRADQKLRENDELIFIKKGEMPAKEDLEALLVARHTPGVHKKVKNAKIGIAGLGGLGSNIALSLARTGVGKLLLVDFDVVEPSNLNRQHYFVKHIGMYKTDALRDILTQINPFVEVETKRVYLDENNMADTFKDVDIVVEAFDNPTCKAELVNTVLTKLPQKPIVAASGMAGYFSSNLIDTKKVRKNLYLVGDGVNEAKEGSGLMAPRVAVAANHQANMVLRLILGEKEV